In Dysidea avara chromosome 3, odDysAvar1.4, whole genome shotgun sequence, a single window of DNA contains:
- the LOC136248385 gene encoding protein phosphatase 1 regulatory inhibitor subunit 16B-like produces METVLKRKNYSSGLLSAKLKALTSLKNAKAKRRVTFPVNVMLQQAITDGDKEEIKKIITKHGKSVLDLKDPTGMPLLHRAIFEDQFECFELMVNEGADLLAADEEGWNALHVAVSFEDMDAVELLLQYKPELINTRTMDSLRPINVCESNCELCAYLLQAEVSYLKTRSVTHWDSANCKREELELLNIVMRVNEEDERSTRQVQQSALHLSAAKNYLGLAYYMLENQLVTVDCEDYEHWTALHLAALHSSMDVLVLLIQYGANVEKLTSCYKSPVDLADDELTLEFLRRGSEYIEQAI; encoded by the coding sequence ATGGAAACTGTACTTAAACGCAAGAATTACAGCAGCGGGCTGCTGAGTGCGAAGCTTAAAGCTTTAACCTCCCTGAAGAACGCCAAGGCCAAACGAAGGGTCACCTTCCCAGTCAACGTCATGTTGCAACAAGCCATCACTGATGGAGACAAAGAAGAGatcaagaaaataatcaccAAACACGGCAAGAGTGTCTTGGATCTTAAAGACCCGACTGGAATGCCGCTGTTGCACCGTGCCATCTTTGAAGATCAATTTGAGTGTTTTGAGTTGATGGTAAACGAGGGTGCAGATTTACTTGCAGCAGACGAGGAAGGATGGAACGCACTACACGTGGCCGTCTCGTTTGAAGACATGGACGCAGTTGAGCTGCTACTCCAATACAAGCCAGAACTGATCAACACTCGCACCATGGACAGTTTGAGACCGATCAATGTTTGCGAGTCAAACTGTGAACTTTGTGCTTACCTTCTCCAAGCAGAGGTGTCGTATCTGAAAACAAGATCAGTCACACACTGGGATAGTGCCAACTGCAAACGAGAAGAGCTAGAACTATTGAACATTGTAATGAGAGTGAATGAAGAGGATGAGAGGAGCACTAGACAAGTACAACAAAGTGCTCTACACCTGTCAGCAGCTAAGAACTACCTTGGACTGGCTTATTACATGTTGGAGAACCAGTTAGTAACAGTAGACTGTGAGGATTATGAACATTGGACGGCACTTCACTTAGCTGCTCTACATTCCAGCATGGACGTGTTGGTACTACTCATCCAATATGGTGCTAATGTGGAGAAGTTGACCAGTTGTTACAAGAGTCCAGTTGATCTGGCTGATGATGAACTGACATTAGAGTTCTTGAGACGAGGCTCTGAATACATCGAACAAGCTATCTAA